The Borrelia hispanica CRI genomic interval TAATTAAAGCACCAGCTATTCCTACTCTTTGTTTAAAGCCTTTTGATAATGTAGATATTAGTTTATTTTTGACACTTTCAAGTTTAAAAATACTGATTGCTCTCTCTATTTCTTTATTGTGATTTGTAACACCTTTAATTTCGGATATAAAGTTTAAATATTCCTTGACGGATAATTCAGGATAGAGGGCTAATTTTTCAGGTATGTAGCCTATATTTTGTAATATTTCTTTTGGATTTTTTGTTATATCTTTTCCAAAGATTTTTACATTGCCTTTATTTGGATAGTGAAATGATGTTAAAATTTTGATTAATGTGGATTTTCCTGCTCCATTTGGGCCAAGTATTCCAAGTACTTCTCCTTCGTTAACTTTGAAGCTAACATTTAAGAGAGCTGTAAATGAACCATATGTTTTAGTAATGTTGTTTACATTGATCATTTGTTATCTCCTTAGATATTATTATTTTATAATAAATTTATCTTTATTTGCTTTAAGTTTCATACCGTCTTTTGCTAAGAATATGTTTCCATTTGGATATTCTTGTTGTGCTTCATTTAGTAATTCATGTAGGTCTTTATTTAAAGTATATCTTTCACTGAAATGTATAAGTCCAGTTTGATATACTTTTGCTTTTTTTGTAATTTGTGCTGCTAATTTTGCTGTTAAATGTAATTTTTTTTTAGCTTCTTCTTTTAAGTCATCTTTAAATGTACTCTCAATAATTACTAAATTGAAATTTTGAATATATGTGCTTAATTCTTCAAAGTAAGCTGTATCTGTAATATATGCAAATTTTAGTCCTTTTTTTATTTCTCCTAATATTTCAGAAGGAACTATTTTTCTTCCATTCAGCATTACTTCATATCCTTCTTGTAGTTTTTTTCTAATAGGTCCTTTTGGTATATTTAGGCTTTCTGCTTTTTGTGTGTCAAATTTTCCAGGTTTATCTTTTTCTATAAATAAATATCCAATACAATCTATTGAATGTTTAAGTTTTATGTATTCAATTCTTTTTCTTTTGTCTTCATATAGTACAGGTTCTGTCTTATTAATTATTATTTCTTTATATATTATTTGATAATTTTTATGTACTCTTAAGAGTTCAATATTTGTTTCTAAATATTTCTTGATACCTATAGGGCCAATAATGGTTAAAGGTTCTTTTCTTGTATCACCACTTTGTGCCATTAACATTACTATTCCAAGTAATCCTGTGATATGATCGGCGTGTAAATGTGTGATACAAATCATTTTAATTTTTTGCCATGATATTTTTTGTTTCCTAAGAGACATTTGCGTAGCTTCTCCACAGTCAAAAAGAACACTTTCTCCGTGATATTCAATTAAAATAGATGTTAAATATCTGTTGTGTAATGGTCTTGTGCCTCCTGTGCCAAGAATATTAATATTAAAATTCAAAAACAATCTCCCAATTCTTTTTGTTTAGTAAATTATAGACATACATGTTAAAATTGACTTTTAAAATGTGCATGATTATATTGGTATTTTGCATTTTTTTTAAATGATTTTTTAATTTAATAGTAGATACTCCTTGATATTACATATTGAGTATTTAATTTTATAAAAGATAGATATATTTTATTTTTACTATTATGTTTTATTTTGCACACACTGCAAACATTATATTATTTTTTTTGATAATTTAGAAATGTTTCACATAGGAATTATTTATTTTAATGAAAATTCTAATACAAATGAATTGGTTATTTAATAGTACCTTTTTTATTTGAATGATTATATAAGTTTTCATATCTTTTAATATCATAATAAGTTGGTAGATTAGATTTGTTTTCAATATAATCTAAGATTTTTTTAGATAAATATGGTGCCATTGATATTCCTCTTGTTCCAAATCCATTTAAGATAAATATATTTTTATATTGTGGATGTTCCCCAAGGAATGGTTCTCTATCAATTGTGGCAGGTCTTATGTGTGCTTTGTGTTTTATTACTTTGTAATTTAAATTTGTAATTTTTTCCAGTTTTTTTAATAATTCTTTTTTTGCCCATTCATTTGTTTTTGTATCTAAAGTGTTCCATTCATAAGTTCCTCCAAGATAGTATTTACTATTGTCTAGAGGTATTAATGATACATGTCTATTGTATATTTCTTTTAGATTAAGACCTTTAATTTCTACTATAAGCATTTCTCCTTTTGCTAGTTTAAATGGAAGATATGAAAAGAGCCCTTCAATTTTTTCTCTATATCCTTTTGTAAATATTAGTTTTTTAAATTTAAGTTTGTTTATTGTAAAGAAATTTTTATCTATTTTAAGATTTTTATCATTTATTTCTTGTTCTGTATATGCGTGATATTTAATAAAGTATTTTTTGAGATTGTTTATATATAGTTCTGTATTAATTGTTGCTCCCTTTATTAATATGCCTCCATCATTGTC includes:
- a CDS encoding ribonuclease Z, encoding MNFNINILGTGGTRPLHNRYLTSILIEYHGESVLFDCGEATQMSLRKQKISWQKIKMICITHLHADHITGLLGIVMLMAQSGDTRKEPLTIIGPIGIKKYLETNIELLRVHKNYQIIYKEIIINKTEPVLYEDKRKRIEYIKLKHSIDCIGYLFIEKDKPGKFDTQKAESLNIPKGPIRKKLQEGYEVMLNGRKIVPSEILGEIKKGLKFAYITDTAYFEELSTYIQNFNLVIIESTFKDDLKEEAKKKLHLTAKLAAQITKKAKVYQTGLIHFSERYTLNKDLHELLNEAQQEYPNGNIFLAKDGMKLKANKDKFIIK
- a CDS encoding NAD(P)/FAD-dependent oxidoreductase — its product is MEYEFAIIGGGIAGSTLTYEILQRKKSVILFDDGIQKATTIAGGLINPIMGRKMNIAWRESEIFIFAIQYYKEIEKNINCNLLKEIPIFRPFTTKTQKEELLSKINNYSNIEKFIIEIKNDKINDFCNDNDGGILIKGATINTELYINNLKKYFIKYHAYTEQEINDKNLKIDKNFFTINKLKFKKLIFTKGYREKIEGLFSYLPFKLAKGEMLIVEIKGLNLKEIYNRHVSLIPLDNSKYYLGGTYEWNTLDTKTNEWAKKELLKKLEKITNLNYKVIKHKAHIRPATIDREPFLGEHPQYKNIFILNGFGTRGISMAPYLSKKILDYIENKSNLPTYYDIKRYENLYNHSNKKGTIK